The nucleotide window GTGGTCGCCAACGTTGTGGACGTCCTCGGCCGGATCCACGCGCAGGGGGTGACGATCCTGCTCGCCGACCAGAACCTGAAATTCTGCCGGAAGGTGTGCGGCCGGGGGTACATCCTCGAGAAGGGGGCGGTCCGGTTCGGTGAGGGGATGGAGGAGATCTGGGGGAACGAAGAAGTCATCCGGAAATACCTGGTGGTATGAAGCGGAGGGGGAGGGGAGATTGAGCCTGGATCTGTTCGACTTGAGGGGACGGGTGGCCCTCGTCACGGGGGCCTCGAAGGGGCTCGGGCGCGCCATGGCGATGGGGTTGGCGAAGGCCGGGGCCGACCTTGCGGTGTGCGCCCGGGATGCAGGGGGGCTTCGGGAGACCCGCGCGGCGGCGGAGGCGTTGGGTGTGCACGCGGAGGTTTTCACGATGGACGTTCTGCGGGAGGAGAGCGTCCGGGAGGCGGTCGATTCCGTTGCCGCGGCGTTCGGGAAGATCGACATCCTGGTGAACAACGCGGGCGTCAACGTTCGCAAACCGACCCTCGAGCTTTCCGGGGAAGAGTGGGACCGTGTCCTCGACACCAACCTGAAGGGGTACTTCCTCGTGGCCCGGGAGGTCGGGCGGCACATGGTCGCGCGGGGGTGCGGAAAAGTCATCAACATCTCCTCGATCTTCGGCGCCGTCGGGATGAACAACCAGCTGGCGTACGCCTGCAGCAAGGGCGGCATCAACCAGATGACGAAGGTGATGGCGATCGAGTGGGCGCCCCACAACGTCAACGTGAACGCCATCGGGCCGACGTACTTCGAGACCCCCCTGGTGGCTGCGCTTCGGAACGACCCCGAGCGGTTCCGGTTCATCAACGAGCGGACGCCGATGGGCCGCTGGGGGCAGCCGGAGGAGCTCGAGGGGACCGTCATCTTCCTGGCCTCGAAGGCGTCGGATTTCATCACGGGGCAGACGATCTACGTCGACGGAGGGTGGACGATATGGTGACCGGCAGGTTCGGCGGGGGAGCGACGTGATGATCGAACGGGCAGGGGAGGAACGCCCGGCGTTCCGCGGGATCGCCGATATCCCCTACCTGCAGGCGCGGCTGTGGGGAGGGAAGACCGCCGTCGTCACCGACGCCGGGGAAGCGCTGTCGTACTCCGGGCTGGACGACCGTTGCCGGCGGTTCGCCGCCTTCCTGCGGTCCCACTCCATCGCGCCCGGGGAACGCGTCGCCCTCCTCCTGCGGAACGTTCCGGAGTTCGTCGTCGCCTATTTCGGCGCGATCGCCGCGGGGTGCGTCGCCGTTCCGGTGAATACCCGGCTCTCTCCCACCGAGGTCGCCTACATCCTGGCGGACTCGTCCGCCTCGGCCGTCGTCACGACCGCCGAGCGCTTCGAAAAGGTCGCCGGAGAGGAAGGCTGCCGCGGCGTGGGGATCTGGCTCCTCACGGATGATCGCCGGGACGATTCCCTTTCCTTCCGCGACGCTCTCGCCGCGAACCCCGTGCCCGCGCCGGCGCCGGTGGCCCCCGACGACGTGGCCGTCCTCCTGTACACCTCGGGGACCACGGGTTTCCCGAAGGGGGCGATGATCTCCCACCGGAACACCCTCTTCAACGTCGACTCCTGCCGCTCCACGCTGGGGTACCGCGAGGACGACGTGGGTCTCATCACGCTGCCCCTGTTTCACGTGACGGGACTTCACTCCCAGCTGGTGGCCCTTCTGGCGTGCGGCGCGACCGTTGTGCTTCAGAAAGAGTACGACACGAAGCGGGTTCTCGAGTCGATCGCGCGGCACCGCGTCACGGCGCTCTTCCTCGTCCCCGCCATCTACAAACTGCTCACGCT belongs to Deltaproteobacteria bacterium CG2_30_66_27 and includes:
- a CDS encoding 2-deoxy-D-gluconate 3-dehydrogenase is translated as MSLDLFDLRGRVALVTGASKGLGRAMAMGLAKAGADLAVCARDAGGLRETRAAAEALGVHAEVFTMDVLREESVREAVDSVAAAFGKIDILVNNAGVNVRKPTLELSGEEWDRVLDTNLKGYFLVAREVGRHMVARGCGKVINISSIFGAVGMNNQLAYACSKGGINQMTKVMAIEWAPHNVNVNAIGPTYFETPLVAALRNDPERFRFINERTPMGRWGQPEELEGTVIFLASKASDFITGQTIYVDGGWTIW